ttttttgttgttgtgtctctgccaggttatggtatcagggtgatgctggcctcatataatgagttagggaacagttcctctttttctgttgtttggaatagtttcaaaaggaactGTACCAGCTcgtctttgtacctctggtagaattcagctgtgaatccgtctgttctggtctttttttttggttggtagaccaTTAATTACTGCCTggatttcagaacttgttattggtctattcagggattcgacttcttcctggtgtagtcttgggagggtgtatgtgtccaggaatttatccgtttcttctagattttctagtttatttgcatagagatgtttgtagtattctctgatggtagtttatatttgtgttggatcagtggtgatatcccctttaccattttttattatgtctatttgatacttctctcttttcttctttattagcctagctggtggtctatctattttgttagtcttttcaaaaaacctgctcctggtttcattgtttttttgaaggctttttcatttctctatttcctacagttctgctctgattttagttatttcttgtcttctgccagcttttgaatttgtttgctcttgcttctctagttcttttaattttgatgttagggtgtcgattttagatctttcctgctttctgatgtggccatgtagtgctataaatttccctctaaacactgctttagctatgtcccagaaattctggtaccttgtgtctttgttctcattggtttcaaatatcttatttatttctgccttaatttttttatttacctagtggtcattcaggagcaggttgttcagtttccatgtagttgtgtggtgctgagtgagtttcttaatcctgagttctaatttgatgcactgtggtctgagagactgtttgttatgatttccattgttttgcctttgctgaggaatgttttatttccaattatgtggtcaactttagaataagtgctatgtgatgctgagaagaatgtatattctgttgatttgaggtagagagttctgtaggcGTCCATTAGgtttgcttggtccagagctgagttcaagtcctgaatatgcttgttaattttctgtctccttggtaaagtttttcttttaactatttGGTGTTAGAAGTAAGATTTGAAGGACACCCAGTGGCCACCTGGAACAAGGAATGCCCAAGTGTAGATACCCACTAGGGCCCATTGCTCTCACGCTGCAACTGAAGGTTATGGGTAAATTTCCTCTTGGATTCAAGCTCTGCAAATTTGTGTTTTGAGCTCTAACTTTGAGCAATTTGTTGACTGGACTGGGTTCAGAATTGGAATGGATCTGGTAAAGAAACCAGACTGGGTCCAGTAGGAGGCCTCTGGTAGGTAAGGTTCCTGGAAGACAGCACATCATGTGTTTTTTGAATCCAAGTGTTCTAGAACTCTTCCATCTGGTACTGCAGCCTATTTTATGTATAAGAACTATGGACCCAGAACATGTGTTTTTCTAGAAAAATGAGTGAACCTGACCAAAGGTAACTTTGAGTTACAAAGGCCACAGTGGGGACTTTTTACAAAGGACAAAGAGGTGCATGCCTTTATAATACACCAGCTATGGGGACTGAGAAGACCTCCTTGTAGCTATTTTGAACTCCAGAGGAGTTGCCTCAAAAGTAAAGGACCGCATGTCCCAAGAAGTTTACCTGTATTTTAAATAGTCAGGCCTTTGCATaagaaatttttcatttctataccAGTCATCTGATGGACCTGGCCTGTCTACCTACTAGAGCAAGCCCCCAAGGGCTACACTCCCTGGGCAATAATGAACCAATCCcccagagaaaaaaaatggaaatttcaaaTCAAATGTGAAAAGTCCCCATACCTGAACCTATCCAACTGACAGTTGaatcatttttagaaaaacatttgtAAGAATgagtcttttctgttttctctctttaatcCTGCTTCTCCCATGGGAACCCTGCAGTCAACTGAAACACCTCTTATGAAACTTCCTGTTAAACACATGCTCTGCCAATTCTTTCTTGTTGTCATGATCTTTGCTATGCCCCAAAACTCTTTCTGGGAGGCGGGGGGGAGTATTGTTCAGTCTTGCAATCttgaaaacaaaacaggagaGAAAAGTTGTACCAGTCTGTGATTATAGAGCAAGATTAGAAGTATCCATGCTGAGTCAGGCACACAAAATATTTGTCCTAGTCTTCAGTAGGTTCCACCCACttagtattttaattaaaagacaGTAGGTGGGTTGGAAGACCACTGATTTAGCAGAATAAATCTCCAAAATACAACTTTTGGCATAAAAACTATTTTCACCTGCTTATTTTGAGGACTTTTTGTAAGAGAAATTTACATCCATAAGGGGAATCTCCATTTGTAAGAAGGTCTACCTCTCTGGACAGAGAACACTGGAAACTCTGACAATGAAGAAAGCGTTGGCTTAAATCTACAAAAGCCTTGCCTTTAAAGTGCTTTTCCTAGCCATCTTGCCCTAACTGGGTttttacatctttctttcttgGTTTGGGCAAATTAAAGCATTTAAGCTGGAAGTCCAAGCTCTGTGCTTTTGAGATATAAATTTTCTACACAGTCTTCTCTAGAGTCTAATAGGTATCTATTTAAAATGCAAGTTTAGGGTAGATAACTCATCAGAAGTAGAAGTAagaaaaatagatatttggaaactgagcaaataaaaaacattaatgaTCTTTTCCACAAATATTAGTAAGAAGCTTTAGCCATTTAAGTGGTATTAGCCAAAAACAATTTAGATCCAGATATTCTTTAATAAATTAGTGAGATTTGTATTATTGTACCTGGCAGACGGCTAAAAATTTGTAATGTTTCTGTTACATGTCTATCTATATCtgatgtatgtacatatgtgcaaTATTTTTCTACTGCCTTATAGTATTGCCAAAATTAAATAACACCATGTTCAAACAAGATGGATGTCTAGCTGTAGGCAAGCAGGTGATTTTTCTACTTTGCTTCTATGTCTGGCCTATAAAAGCTTGTTCACGCTGCTGGGCAGAGCTCTCTGAATTTCTTCTGATCCGTAGTGCGATCCAATAATGAATCATTCTTTGATCAAATAAAGTCTGCTAAGTGTAATTTGTCTTAAGTTTTTATATTAAGACTcactttcctcatttgaaaaatgaaatgataaaatatatatctccTAAATTTCTGACAGATTTTTCTATTCACTTCTAATTTTCAAATGATCATATTTAGTGAGATCTACTCATCCTCTTGGTCTATCACTGGTTGTGGAACAAATAGATTTGGAGAAAGATGAGAAGCATGATGATTGTCTCCATTAAGCCAATAATTTTCTGAGAGTCTATGTGCAATACAGAAATAGGCTGCTGTAACTGCAAAGTAAACTGAGTATATGCACTTAACTGCTCTTATGTGGCATACTGACTAGGCATAGTGATGAAGTAAAAcagtttattattttctgagtttACTTAAATGTCTGGGTTTTGTACTTTATCGAAgattattttatgaaatgtgaaaatataaatcCTTTACTTTTTTCACTGTTTACTCTCCTCACTCTCTTAATGAAAATCTCTATATCTCATGCTCATCACTTCCTCATGGACTCTGAGTTCAGTTGGCACCTACTCCatattctgctttctgtttcagCAGGTAATGTACAATTTAACCCAGAGGAGGCAGCATCCTCCTGAGACCAGTGTCCCCCAGGCTTCCTTCTGGAAGCCAATCTCCTCCAGACTGTGGCGGCCCAGTCTCTATGGGAAACTAACAGAGAAGATTGTCTCCTTGATATATTATACATCAGGTTTTCTCCATCACTGAGTTTGCATGTTAAATTGGGTCACTTCTTCTGGTGAGACACAGAGGAAAACTTCAGAACTGTTTCTTTATCATCATTGGTCCAGACAGTGAATACATATTGAGAAGCTACATGTTATTTAATCAAAGTATTGCTGCTCTTGTATTTCTCAGATATTTACCCAATAAGGAAATTGAATTTGTCTACATGAGATTTATGAAAGCaatcatttcaaattttttatgagaaaaaaatcaagacatgTTTGCTTAAAGTGATTTAATTGTTCTCTTAGTAattatgtttcatattttttccaaagaaacaagcaaacaaaatagtGCATTCAGTTTGCttgaatttttatcattttaatcagTTTTGGAGAGATCTATTTTTAGCTTGAGACTAGAGTGGAAGCAGCTCATGGTGCAGTGTGTATTGGTTTTGTTCCTCCATGTTGCTCTTTTCCTTGATATAAGTGGGATAAAGGGCAGCTCTTCAGCATCAGGCCACTCAGAACTACACTGAAGTAAAAAGCCTTCATATAGATTAGATACGAATGCTCTCAGAGGTGGAGCAGCAGAGGACATCTTGTTGAGTGTAGTTTTACGTTTCagtaaattgaaattaaaatgtatttgtaggtTCCCCAACTTAAAACATCTTAGCTGTGTCAGAACATGACAAGAATTCAGGTCTCTTTTAATCTTATTACTTATCATACCACATGTGTGAATTTAAAATAGATAGACTTGGAAGCAGGAAACCTTTATACATATTTAATTCAATATGCTTTatggttaaaaataatatattcaaaatttgCAACTTATATCTATCAATGatgcacatatgtatatgaaAGTGTATTGTGTCTTTTTAACCAACGTGTTAACTACTAAGTTTTTGTTAATAAATGAACATCAATTTGCCTAATATTTTGAATAGGTGTATtgcatatatgcttatatatcATAATGATAATATATGTTTGCATCCCTATAAATTTGTTTTGTATGTCCTAAATTTCAAATTGTAGACAATTTTCAAGGAAAATATTGATTTAATAACTTTTCAATAAACAgtaactatatatacacactatatgtacacaaatatatatacacaactatatatgcatatatgtatgtatatatatacacaactatacatacatatgtatatatgtatatacacaactatacatatatatgtatttatatgtatatatagacacgAACTGTATATGCACTATATATACACAactgtgtataaatatatatgtgtgtgtatatatatgtatacacaaactatatataaattatatgatgCTTTTCCTTTAGCAGTACAGAAATGTGAGTGTTAGAATCAAGGAAAGAgcattattattttctcattctctaGATAATACATTGCGAGGAATTGGCCATGTGGCAGTTTTGTAGAATTTTACATCTACCGATGGCAAGCTAACCCGGGAGATAGTATACTCCTGTACACTGCTGATTCTGCTGGAAGGGTGGGTAACCTTTTGCCTTGTTTTACGGGACAGCTGCAATTCTTGGTTGTTTGGTTGAGACATTTTAAATACAAACCAATTAACAATCATTTTATTACTTGTTTCATTGAGttctattaaaaagtcagaacaAAAACCCAGTTTTAAGTTACTCTGCATTGTTAAATAGTATTATAATGGATGTCAAAATATGCAGAATGTAATCACCTGAGTCCCCATTacttttttattaatgtttaatCATATTTTTTGAGATTATTACTTTAATATGTGAGGTATTTTATTGAATCTATAATGTCAAAGAAAACAGTGGAAAAAAGAGAGCTTTTTTTCACTGAATTTtacaagcaatttaaaaatataaatataaaatataaaagcaatttaTAACACACGAAAGTATTTCAGTTGCTTCTTTGACATTaatgtataaataatattaaaaatatgaaatatccaaaatctaGAAAGAGTATAACAAATGATTATTAAGAATGAGTACTTAGGCTtatcatttattcatatttttgtttgctttaatggtcttaactattaaaatattacagataTAATTACTGTTCAgtttttttcaacttattttttccctcccctcccccatttaTTGGTATTTGTATTCATTCCAGTAACTGTTTTATACAagcttatatgtgtgtgtgtgtatatatatatgtgtgtgtgtgtgtgtgtgtgtatttataaataaTGCACTGCACAATTTGAACGTTTAAATGCATATGATTGGGAACATGTTTTGTGTAataatttgtgggtttttttcaaaACTATGTTGAAATGTTCAATATTGATGTAGGTAGAGTATCCCATTCAGTTTAACTTCTAGAGAGGGTTCCATTCTGGGATAAAGTAGGGTATATTATCCATTTTCTTAGTGATGGTAATTAGGGGTTTAAACATCATGGAGCAAACATCCTCACAtatgccattttttaaaactcaagtgTACGTTTGTGAGAAGGAGCATTGCTGCATCAAACTTGCACATCTTCAGTTGTGTTAAAAATTTCCAGTTGACCCTCCAAAGTAGGTAGACTGCTTACACAGCAAACTAAGCAGCAGCAAAGATCTTCATCCCTTCACATGTTTCTCAAGCCTTTACTTGCCAGACATATGTTTTCTAAAGCAATGGACACAAAATAGCATCATGTTAaagttgtgatttgcatttccataactAGTAAagttgaacatattttaaattgttattaggTCATTAGCTTTCCAGTTTTCTGAGCCCTTGTTCATatactttgctcattttttatgctaatgtgtttttatagtttgtTGCTTATCAGGGATAGTGCtcttttgtcattttcattgtAAATATGTATTGCTTGTCACTCGACTTTGTGTGACagtgcaattctttttttttttttcctttttgagatggagttatgcccttgttgcccaggccggagtgcagtggcacaatcttggctcactgccatctccacctcccagattcaagcgagtctcctgctccaacctcctgagtagctgggattacaggcatgtgccaccatgctcagctactttgtatttttagtagagacgggattcagcatgttggtcaggctggtctcgaactcctcacctcaggtgatccacctgcctcaacctctgaaagtgctgggattacaggagttcgCCACCGCGTTTTGCCAAGAGTGCAATTCTTTTCAATTACTTGTTTTAATGATACAATGAAATGCTTCAAAGTGACTGTATCATTTATAGCATTTGGACAAAAGATTATcttcaaaatttttcattaaacatAGGTTCTACCTGTcctataaaaaataacatttcacattatctttaaaatttgtcATAAAACATAGGTTCTACCTGTCTTATAAATAACATTTCACATTTGCCTGGTAGCAAGGGATAGCATTTATGTGCTTAATAGAGTTTATCATTAATGAAATAAGGCAACTAAACCTTAGATGATCagtaacctgattttaaaatcacTTGTTTAAAGTTGGCTctagtttgaaaaaaattaataagttgTTTTGAGTGAGAATATTTTAGTCATGTGAACAGGATCTAACACACATGACTTCGATGCAGAAAAgcttattttaaacatatagatAATACcagtgaaaataaacaaaatatgatagaaaatatatagaaaaaagttatttttgtgaGCTTATGTTAGTCAAAGttattttctatgaaaaaaacTTAGAATGCAGAGGTCAGCAACACATCCTGGAAATGAACTGCCTTGATTTAAATGCTGGCTCAGGTGCTGGCTCTTTCAGTGCATTGGGCAAGCTATTTGATCTTGTTATGCCTCCGTTTTATCTTgagaataagaataataacagcatattttaatttattgcacAGTTATGAATATTAATTGAGCCAAGGTGTGTCCTGTAGAGATAATAGCATCTGGCACAGAGAAGGTGCAACACACGGGTAATGGCATTGTTAGTATAACTATTGTCATGTCTTGCACATTGACACAAAATAAATTTCCCTCTCTCCAAACCAGAGCTAATTAACAATGGTTTTAAAATCATATTCTATACTCGTTCTACGTCTTAAACAGTAAATCCTCATTTTAAAGTGGCTTACCACccaatttattcaacaaatagctAAAGAGAGTTGACTCTGCCCAGGATGTATAACCACAGTTATAACTACAAACTTTTGTACTAAAAAATCACCCAGAAACTTgtatgaaaaacaaattattggTTTTATCccacaaatttttatttagtatatTTGCCTTGAGACTTGaaattttgcatatttaataAGCACCCTAGATTATTTGATGAGAAAAATCTTAATTTCAAGATTGAGAAGTTCTGTATAATAGAAAAACAGTACTAATCAAAAGTTTTAGAAATTGGTTACTCAACTCATAGTCTTAGGCATATATTTTTTATGATCTTTTTGTGTTAAAAATCTCccaccattttatttgtttaagcAGTGTGGAAGATGTCCAGTGGATTGAATTTAATTTAGGAGGATATTACTCCTACCACACTGTGTTCACTTTTTGTCTCATTTAAAactattgtatattttttctcaaCAATCAGAACACAGATTTCTCTGCCAAATGGACAATCTCACAAAAGTGACAGAATTCCTGCTGATGGAGTTTTCTGGTATCTGGGAGCTGCAGGTGCTGCACACCAGGCTGTTTCTGCTGATTTATCTGGCAGCGCTGGTGGGGAACCTGCTCATCATTGCGGTCATCACTCTGGGTTAGCATCTTCACAcacccatgtacttcttcctgaAGAACCTCTCCGTTTTGGATCTGTGCTACATCTCAGTCACTGTGCCTAAATCCATCCATAACTCCATGACTGGCAGAAGCTCCATCTCTTATCTTGGCTGTGTGGCTCAAGTCTATTTTTTCTCTGCCTTTGCGTCTGCTGAGCTGGCCTTCCTCACTGTCATGTCTTATGACCGCTATGTTGCCATTTGCCACCCCCTCCAATACAGAGCTGTGATGACATCAGGAAGGTGCTATCAGATGGCAGTCACCACCTGGCTAAGCTGCTTTTCCTACGCAGTCGTCCACACTGGCAACATGTTTCGGAAGCACGTTTGCAGATCCAATGTGATCCACTAGTTCTTCTGTGACATCCCTCACGTGTTGGCCCTGGTTTCCTGTGAGGTTTTCTTTATAGAGTTTTTGACCCTGGCCCTGAGCTCATGCTTGGTTCTGGGATGCTTTATTCTCATGATGATCTCCTATTTCCAAATCTTCTCAACGGTGCTCAGAATCCCTTCAGGACAGAGTCGAGCAAAAGCCTTCTCCACCTGCTCCCCCCAGCTCATTGTCATCATGCTCTTTCTTACCACAGTGCTCTTTGCTGCCTTAGGACCAATTGCAAAAACTCTGTCCATTCAGGGTTTGGTGATTGCTCTGACATACACAGTTTTGCCTCCCTTCCTCAATCCCATCATATATAGTCTTAGGAATAAGGAGATTAAAACAGCCATGTGGAGACTCTTTGTGAAGATATATTTTCTGCAAAAGTAGAACGTTCTGGTCTTTACTATAGAAGATctgcaacaaaaaaacaaaaaagcataaatACTTTATgacaaaaaaagatgaaaaaat
This portion of the Pongo abelii isolate AG06213 chromosome 1, NHGRI_mPonAbe1-v2.0_pri, whole genome shotgun sequence genome encodes:
- the LOC100444159 gene encoding LOW QUALITY PROTEIN: olfactory receptor 14I1 (The sequence of the model RefSeq protein was modified relative to this genomic sequence to represent the inferred CDS: substituted 2 bases at 2 genomic stop codons), whose translation is MDNLTKVTEFLLMEFSGIWELQVLHTRLFLLIYLAALVGNLLIIAVITLGXHLHTPMYFFLKNLSVLDLCYISVTVPKSIHNSMTGRSSISYLGCVAQVYFFSAFASAELAFLTVMSYDRYVAICHPLQYRAVMTSGRCYQMAVTTWLSCFSYAVVHTGNMFRKHVCRSNVIHXFFCDIPHVLALVSCEVFFIEFLTLALSSCLVLGCFILMMISYFQIFSTVLRIPSGQSRAKAFSTCSPQLIVIMLFLTTVLFAALGPIAKTLSIQGLVIALTYTVLPPFLNPIIYSLRNKEIKTAMWRLFVKIYFLQK